From Erigeron canadensis isolate Cc75 chromosome 8, C_canadensis_v1, whole genome shotgun sequence, one genomic window encodes:
- the LOC122610841 gene encoding uncharacterized protein LOC122610841 — translation MYADDVIFLADWSEENLINVKTIFTCFYLSSGLRINFQKSKLYGIGVNGVQADYFARIMGCGRGVFPFTYQLVSRLVLIYMRRMESWLPVIDKFNKRLSRWKANLLSIGGRSTLITSVLGAVGTYFMSLFRLPVTVTKKLEGLRANFFWKMHWISWNIVMASKVHGGLNIGSLHALNRGLLLKWRWRYVTNPNALWVSVVNNIHSPDSFSDWVKPGFTNLVRGTSSMRLASELA, via the coding sequence ATGTATGCTGATGATGTTATTTTTCTAGCAGATTGGTCGGAAGAAAATCTAATTAATGTCAAAACCATCTTCACCTGCTTCTACCTTTCTTCTGGTTTGAGAatcaattttcagaaatctaaGTTGTATGGGATTGGTGTAAATGGTGTGCAAGCCGATTATTTTGCTAGAATTATGGGATGTGGCCGAGGTGTTTTTCCATTCACGTATCAATTGGTGTCCCGATTGGTGCTAATAtatatgagaagaatggagtctTGGCTTCCGGTTATTGATAAATTTAATAAGAGATTATCAAGATGGAAAGCTAATCTACTCTCTATTGGTGGGCGTTCTACGTTGATAACTTCAGTTCTTGGCGCCGTTGGAACTTATTTTATGTCCTTATTTCGCCTTCCAGTTACCGTTACAAAGAAACTTGAAGGTTTGCGTGCTAATTTTTTCTGGAAAATGCATTGGATTAGCTGGAACATTGTTATGGCTAGCAAGGTGCACGGTGGCCTTAATATTGGTTCTTTGCATGCCCTCAATCGTGGTTTACTTCTCAAATGGAGATGGAGGTACGTGACTAACCCTAATGCTCTTTGGGTCTCCGTTGTGAACAATATACATAGCCCAGACTCTTTTTCGGATTGGGTGAAACCGGGTTTCACTAATCTGGTACGTGGCACGTCATCAATGAGGCTTGCTTCTGAACTAGCTTGA
- the LOC122578224 gene encoding pyruvate dehydrogenase E1 component subunit alpha, mitochondrial-like — MTSLVRRSSDLLKPLTTTAMKSTTLRRHYSTDDTTTITVETSVPFTGHNCEPPSRSVETTPSELMKFFTDMALMRRMEIAADSLYKSKLIRGFCHLYDGQEAVSIGMEAAITKKDCIITAYRDHCIYLGRGGTLLECFAELMGRIDGCSKGKGGSMHFYKKDACFFGGHGIVGAQVPLGCGLAFAQKYRKEDHVTFAMYGDGAANQGQLFEALNMAALWDLPAILVCENNHYGMGTAEWRAAKSPAYYKRGDYVPGLKVDGMDAFAVKQACKFAKEHALKNGPIILEMDTYRYHGHSMSDPGSTYRTRDEISGVRQERDPIERIRKLVLAHDLATEKELKDIEKLARKEVDEAIAKAKESPMPSEPELFTNVYRKGFGVESFGADRKEFRATLP; from the exons ATGACGTCACTCGTTCGACGGAGCTCCGATCTCCTGAAACCCCTAACCACCACCGCCATGAAATCCACCACCCTCCGCCGTCACTATTCCACGGACGACACCACCACAATCACCGTCGAAACATCCGTCCCCTTCACCGGCCACAACTGCGAACCGCCATCACGATCCGTCGAAACGACGCCGTCTGAGCTAATGAAATTCTTCACAGACATGGCGTTAATGCGCCGCATGGAAATCGCAGCCGATTCGTTATACAAATCAAAACTTATCCGCGGTTTCTGTCACTTATACGACGGACAAGAAGCTGTATCTATAGGTATGGAAGCAGCTATAACAAAAAAAGATTGTATAATAACTGCTTATAGAGATCATTGTATATATCTGGGGCGTGGGGGGACTTTGCTTGAATGTTTTGCGGAATTGATGGGGAGAATTGATGGATGTAGTAAAGGGAAAGGTGGGTCTatgcatttttataaaaaagatgcTTGCTTTTTTGGTGGGCATGGGATTGTTGGGGCTCAAGTGCCGTTAGGTTGCGGTTTGGCTTTCGCGCAGAAATATCGGAAAGAAGATCATGTTACTTTTGCTATGTATGGTGATGGTGCTGCTAATCAAGGCCAGTTGTTTGAGGCTTTGAATATGGCTGCGCTTTGGGACTTGCCTGCTATTCTCGTTTGTGAAAATAATCACT ATGGTATGGGTACTGCTGAATGGAGAGCTGCTAAGAGTCCTGCTTATTACAAGAGAGGTGATTATGTTCCTGGACTGAAG gttgatggtATGGATGCTTTTGCAGTCAAGCAAGCTTGCAAATTTGCAAAGGAGCATGCTTTAAAGAATGGACCCATT ATTCTGGAAATGGACACCTACAGGTACCATGGTCACTCTATGTCTGATCCTGGTAGCACCTACCGTACACGTGATGAGATTAGCGGCGTCAGACAG GAGCGTGATCCTATTGAAAGGATTAGGAAGTTAGTACTGGCTCATGATCTAGCTACTGAGAAAGAACTCAAG GATATAGAGAAACTGGCTAGAAAAGAAGTTGATGAAGCAATTGCCAAGGCCAAG GAAAGTCCAATGCCATCTGAACCTGAACTCTTCACCAACGTTTACCGTAAAGGATTCGGGGTGGAG TCATTTGGAGCAGACAGGAAAGAATTCAGAGCTACACTTCCTTGA